From a region of the Acinetobacter calcoaceticus genome:
- a CDS encoding 2-oxo acid dehydrogenase subunit E2 → MSEIKTLEIPKWGLSMEEGTIAQWLIKEGDSFNKGDEICEIETTKIVNVLEAPFAGTLRKILAKDGDTLPVGGLIAVCAESQVSDEEIETFITSLGGSAAKAPEASSEQSKAETSAPVAEKAEQPQSVAASAPVPVKAAKGDYDVPESLQGYQASDEFFATPHALKLAEKHNVKLAKVTGSGREGRISVQDIQKAVQAAGGQWPDVKQPHQAKVVKSTADDSRVLATPVARRLAKQWGINLNDCRVSGTRGRVCKEDVEAVYHRNNPTAVNEQSAQCAVAQPQSKITTVAMNGMRKAIASRLQAAKRNAPHFRLVVDLNVEALQNLRKQINETVPQVKLSINDMLIKAAAAALIKVPEVNVQFDEATQSILQFSQADISVAVAIPNGLITPIVKAANQKSLAQISDDMRDLATRAKTGKLQPDEFQGGSFSISNLGMLGVKQFDAIINPPQGAIMALGASEPRAVVENGNVVVREIVTATLSCDHRVIDGAVGAKFLASFKQFVENPALILV, encoded by the coding sequence ATGAGCGAAATTAAAACGCTGGAGATCCCGAAATGGGGATTATCCATGGAAGAAGGCACGATTGCCCAATGGTTGATTAAAGAAGGCGACAGCTTTAATAAGGGTGATGAAATTTGTGAAATTGAAACCACAAAAATCGTCAATGTATTAGAAGCACCTTTTGCAGGAACACTCCGTAAAATCTTAGCAAAAGACGGGGACACTTTGCCTGTCGGTGGTCTTATTGCTGTATGTGCTGAAAGCCAAGTTTCTGATGAAGAAATTGAAACATTTATTACATCGCTCGGTGGTTCAGCAGCTAAAGCCCCTGAAGCATCTTCGGAACAGAGTAAAGCGGAAACATCTGCACCTGTTGCTGAAAAAGCAGAACAACCACAGTCTGTAGCTGCAAGTGCTCCAGTTCCAGTAAAGGCTGCTAAAGGTGACTACGATGTACCCGAGTCATTACAAGGCTATCAAGCATCTGATGAGTTTTTTGCAACTCCACATGCTTTGAAACTTGCTGAAAAGCATAATGTTAAATTGGCAAAAGTGACGGGTTCAGGTCGTGAAGGGCGTATTAGCGTTCAAGACATCCAAAAGGCTGTACAAGCTGCTGGAGGCCAGTGGCCAGATGTTAAACAACCACATCAAGCTAAAGTAGTTAAATCTACGGCCGATGATAGCCGTGTTTTGGCAACACCAGTTGCACGCCGTTTGGCAAAACAATGGGGTATTAACCTAAACGACTGCCGTGTTTCAGGTACCCGAGGCCGTGTCTGCAAAGAAGATGTTGAAGCCGTTTACCACCGTAACAACCCAACGGCAGTAAATGAACAATCGGCTCAGTGCGCTGTGGCTCAACCGCAATCAAAAATCACCACTGTCGCGATGAATGGTATGCGCAAAGCGATTGCCTCACGCTTGCAAGCGGCAAAACGTAATGCACCGCATTTCCGTCTTGTAGTCGATCTAAACGTAGAAGCTTTGCAGAATTTACGTAAGCAGATTAATGAGACTGTTCCACAGGTGAAACTTTCTATTAATGACATGCTGATTAAAGCCGCTGCAGCAGCACTCATTAAAGTGCCTGAAGTGAATGTTCAGTTTGATGAAGCAACACAGTCAATTTTGCAATTTTCACAAGCCGATATTTCGGTGGCTGTGGCGATTCCAAACGGTTTAATTACACCAATTGTGAAAGCCGCCAATCAGAAGTCTTTAGCACAAATTTCCGATGACATGCGTGATTTGGCAACGCGTGCCAAAACCGGCAAGTTACAACCTGATGAATTTCAGGGAGGCAGCTTTAGCATTTCCAACTTAGGTATGCTTGGCGTTAAACAATTTGACGCGATTATTAATCCACCGCAAGGTGCAATTATGGCATTGGGTGCTTCAGAACCACGTGCTGTTGTTGAAAATGGAAATGTAGTGGTTCGTGAGATTGTAACGGCAACATTGTCTTGCGATCACAGGGTTATTGATGGTGCTGTAGGTGCAAAGTTCTTGGCCAGCTTTAAGCAGTTTGTTGAAAATCCAGCTTTAATTTTGGTGTAG
- a CDS encoding alpha-ketoacid dehydrogenase subunit beta, whose protein sequence is MPNKSFRNAIKEAIESEMRRDPTVFVVGEDVRGGHGGKNTEDNQLEGFGGVLGVTKGLWTEFGSERVIDTPITESAIIGMAAGAAATGLRPVADLMFMDFYGVCHDMLYNQAAKFRYMFGGKAKAPMVVRGMIGAGFSAAAQHSQSPYNVFAAVPGLKVVVPSSPYDVKGLLIQAIRDDDPVVFCEHKMLYDIKGDVPDEAYTIPFGVANYTREGTDVTIIALGLMVHRANEVADKLSKDGISVEVVDPRTISPLDEEGILESVASTGRVVIVDESAARCGFGHDIAALIAQKGFHYLKAPIELVTPPHTPVPFSPVLEKEWIPSVERIEQAVRKTLEA, encoded by the coding sequence ATGCCAAATAAAAGTTTTCGTAATGCAATTAAAGAAGCCATTGAATCAGAAATGCGCCGTGACCCCACTGTGTTTGTTGTGGGGGAAGATGTGCGTGGTGGACATGGCGGTAAAAATACCGAAGATAACCAGCTTGAAGGCTTTGGTGGTGTACTGGGTGTAACCAAAGGTTTGTGGACAGAGTTTGGCTCGGAACGTGTTATTGATACCCCGATTACCGAATCAGCAATTATTGGTATGGCGGCTGGTGCTGCTGCAACAGGTTTACGTCCTGTTGCCGATCTAATGTTTATGGATTTCTACGGCGTGTGCCATGACATGCTCTATAACCAAGCCGCTAAATTCCGTTATATGTTTGGTGGCAAAGCAAAAGCGCCAATGGTTGTCCGCGGCATGATTGGCGCGGGTTTTTCTGCAGCAGCTCAGCATTCTCAATCACCTTATAACGTATTTGCCGCGGTTCCGGGCTTAAAAGTTGTGGTTCCATCTAGTCCATACGACGTGAAAGGGCTATTAATTCAAGCAATTCGAGATGACGATCCTGTCGTGTTCTGTGAACATAAAATGCTCTATGACATTAAAGGTGACGTTCCAGATGAAGCCTATACCATTCCTTTTGGAGTTGCGAATTACACCCGAGAAGGTACGGACGTAACTATTATTGCTTTAGGTTTGATGGTCCATCGTGCTAATGAAGTAGCAGACAAACTGTCAAAAGATGGTATTTCGGTTGAAGTGGTGGACCCTCGAACAATTTCTCCACTTGATGAAGAAGGGATTTTGGAATCAGTCGCTTCAACTGGGCGTGTTGTGATTGTAGATGAGTCAGCGGCGCGCTGTGGCTTCGGACATGATATTGCTGCCCTAATTGCACAAAAAGGTTTCCATTATTTAAAAGCGCCTATTGAGCTCGTAACGCCACCACATACGCCTGTTCCATTCTCACCAGTTTTAGAAAAAGAATGGATTCCAAGTGTAGAGCGTATTGAGCAAGCTGTACGAAAAACATTGGAGGCTTAG
- a CDS encoding thiamine pyrophosphate-dependent dehydrogenase E1 component subunit alpha, translating to MQLTEEQLLAAYKRMRDIREFEDRLHEENTNGDIPGFIHLYSGEEAVAVGICENLTDKDYITSTHRGHGHCIAKGCDIHGMMLEIFGKDDGLCRGKGGSMHIADLDKGMLGANGIVGGGPPLAIGAALTAKTLKTGGVGLSFTGDGGSNQGLTFEAMNMAVVLKLPVIFVFENNGFGEGTGHDYAVGSKDIAGRAAGFGLPAVKVDGSDFFAVYEAAQTAIERARCGEGPSVIETITNRFYGHFEGDPGLIRSKEEVDFIKENKDPLKIFREKVKGKIDEAKLDEIDTASKANVDDAVAKARAAAYPQPEQLLTDVYVSY from the coding sequence ATGCAATTAACGGAAGAGCAATTACTCGCAGCATATAAACGTATGCGTGATATTCGTGAATTTGAAGATCGACTTCACGAAGAAAATACCAATGGTGATATTCCCGGCTTTATTCACTTATATAGTGGTGAAGAGGCTGTGGCAGTCGGTATTTGTGAAAATTTAACAGATAAAGACTATATCACTTCAACCCATCGTGGTCATGGGCACTGTATTGCCAAAGGCTGTGACATTCACGGCATGATGCTGGAAATTTTCGGTAAAGATGACGGACTTTGCCGAGGAAAAGGCGGTTCTATGCATATTGCCGATTTAGATAAAGGCATGCTCGGAGCCAACGGGATTGTGGGTGGTGGGCCTCCTTTGGCAATTGGTGCAGCGCTAACAGCTAAAACCTTAAAAACTGGTGGTGTCGGGCTTTCTTTTACCGGTGACGGCGGTTCAAACCAAGGTCTTACTTTTGAAGCAATGAACATGGCTGTTGTACTTAAGCTTCCTGTGATTTTTGTCTTTGAGAATAACGGGTTTGGTGAGGGGACAGGCCATGACTACGCGGTAGGAAGTAAAGACATTGCGGGCCGTGCGGCAGGTTTCGGTTTGCCGGCAGTTAAAGTCGATGGTAGCGATTTCTTTGCTGTATATGAAGCGGCTCAAACTGCTATTGAACGTGCGCGCTGTGGTGAAGGCCCAAGCGTTATAGAAACCATTACTAACCGTTTTTATGGACACTTCGAAGGTGATCCTGGCTTGATTCGTTCTAAAGAAGAAGTCGATTTCATTAAAGAAAATAAAGATCCTTTGAAAATTTTCCGAGAAAAAGTCAAAGGCAAAATTGATGAAGCCAAGCTAGACGAGATAGATACAGCCTCTAAGGCAAATGTCGATGATGCAGTTGCTAAAGCTCGTGCTGCGGCATACCCACAACCAGAACAACTCCTTACCGACGTCTATGTCTCTTACTAA
- the lipA gene encoding lipoyl synthase: MDFKRQVETGIKLRGADKVSRIPIKVIPTQDLPTKPEWIRAKITDFEEIKRIKNLLRQQKLHSVCEEAACPNLPECFGAGTATFMIMGDICTRRCPFCDVAHGRPKPLDENEPKHLAETVANLNLKYVVITSVDRDDLHDGGAAHFVKCIEEIRKRCPETLIEILVPDFRGRLETALSTLSLSPPDVFNHNIETVPRLYKAMRPGSDYQHSLELLKRFKTYCPDIKTKSGLMVGLGEIEAEVLALLNDLKDYQVDLVTIGQYLQPSKSHAPIHRFVNLQEFERYTLHGKRLGFKNIWSAPMVRSSYFADRQYFGETVPKPFSRQDVLS, encoded by the coding sequence ATGGATTTTAAAAGACAAGTAGAAACTGGTATTAAATTAAGAGGTGCTGATAAAGTATCTCGTATTCCCATTAAGGTTATACCTACACAAGATTTACCAACTAAACCTGAGTGGATTAGAGCAAAAATTACAGATTTTGAAGAAATTAAACGTATTAAAAATCTGTTGCGTCAGCAAAAGTTACATAGCGTTTGTGAAGAGGCTGCATGTCCAAATTTACCGGAATGCTTTGGCGCCGGTACAGCAACATTTATGATTATGGGTGATATCTGCACCAGACGTTGCCCATTCTGTGATGTCGCTCATGGTCGCCCAAAACCTTTAGATGAAAATGAACCTAAACATTTGGCTGAAACGGTCGCTAACCTAAACTTAAAATATGTAGTGATTACCTCTGTAGACCGTGATGATCTACACGATGGTGGAGCTGCACATTTTGTAAAATGTATTGAAGAGATCAGAAAGCGCTGTCCAGAAACCCTAATTGAAATTTTGGTCCCCGATTTTCGTGGTCGTTTAGAGACAGCCCTTTCGACTTTGAGCTTATCTCCTCCAGATGTGTTTAATCACAATATAGAAACTGTTCCACGTTTATATAAAGCCATGCGCCCTGGCTCAGACTATCAACATTCGTTAGAGTTATTAAAACGCTTTAAAACCTATTGTCCCGATATCAAAACCAAATCTGGTTTAATGGTTGGATTAGGAGAAATCGAGGCAGAAGTGCTTGCCCTACTGAACGATTTGAAAGACTATCAAGTTGACCTTGTGACCATTGGGCAATATCTTCAACCTTCAAAATCACATGCACCTATTCACCGATTTGTAAATTTACAAGAATTTGAAAGATACACTCTGCATGGTAAACGACTAGGTTTTAAAAATATTTGGAGTGCCCCTATGGTCCGTTCTAGCTACTTTGCTGACCGACAATATTTTGGAGAAACTGTACCAAAACCTTTTAGTCGACAAGATGTCTTATCTTAA
- a CDS encoding transcriptional regulator: protein MDMSEQLSSPFMDNTPSFFRPEKSSHAQYLGKKPSVDLEAAPIFDLSEEWEHSLFGRSIHECHRNLMHIAEDADMAIGVTDPHGTLLWTWSSHPMRSSAEQVHFVEGGQWSTQAVGQNAIGLALNTHSANCVYSHENQMNSVRDWVCYAAPITDTQTGQFYGIMNLSTKSHKHNSLGLLAVERCADIVKQAIQLHQKNILYIKAFGTPKIQYNQCSLTLTQRQIEILCILTLCPEGINLEELHYALYGDRPVSTTTLKAELSQLRNLIPDVIESRPYRLNCEIQCDFLMAEQALNLGFTATTLTLYRGSFLAKSESPFLCAWRDCFDARLSHVIYQIEDVDQLLRVVGRVPDRVDAVERLLELLPEDTPYRAKLLKLLE, encoded by the coding sequence ATGGATATGTCAGAACAATTATCATCGCCTTTTATGGATAATACTCCGTCCTTCTTTCGGCCGGAAAAGTCATCTCATGCTCAATATTTAGGAAAAAAGCCATCAGTTGACCTTGAAGCAGCTCCTATATTTGACTTAAGTGAAGAATGGGAACATTCATTATTCGGACGTTCTATTCATGAGTGTCACCGAAACTTAATGCACATTGCCGAAGATGCTGATATGGCAATTGGTGTGACAGATCCTCATGGCACTCTGCTATGGACATGGAGTAGTCATCCTATGCGTTCATCGGCAGAGCAAGTTCATTTTGTTGAAGGCGGCCAGTGGTCTACTCAAGCAGTTGGGCAAAATGCCATTGGTTTAGCATTAAATACTCATTCAGCTAACTGCGTTTACTCACATGAAAACCAAATGAATAGTGTTAGAGATTGGGTCTGTTACGCTGCACCGATTACCGACACGCAGACAGGCCAATTTTATGGGATTATGAATTTGTCTACAAAATCTCATAAGCATAACTCGTTAGGTCTTTTGGCAGTTGAACGCTGTGCTGACATTGTTAAACAAGCGATTCAGCTTCACCAAAAAAATATTTTATACATTAAGGCTTTCGGCACTCCAAAGATTCAATATAACCAATGCAGCCTGACATTAACTCAACGTCAAATTGAGATTCTGTGCATTCTGACACTATGCCCAGAAGGTATTAACCTTGAAGAATTACACTATGCTTTATATGGTGATCGGCCAGTAAGTACCACGACGTTAAAAGCAGAACTTTCACAACTCAGAAACTTAATTCCCGATGTGATCGAGTCTCGTCCATATCGACTTAACTGTGAAATTCAATGTGATTTTTTAATGGCAGAACAAGCATTAAACCTAGGCTTCACAGCAACAACATTAACTCTTTATCGGGGGAGTTTTTTAGCTAAATCAGAAAGTCCATTTTTATGTGCATGGAGAGACTGTTTCGACGCTCGTTTAAGCCATGTAATTTATCAAATTGAAGATGTCGATCAGTTATTACGTGTTGTAGGCCGAGTCCCAGACCGTGTAGATGCAGTAGAGCGTTTGCTTGAGTTATTACCTGAAGACACGCCTTATCGAGCAAAACTTTTAAAATTACTTGAATAA
- a CDS encoding TenA family transcriptional regulator, producing the protein MTALNQYGMHLEITPHNEWSQQFWDDLLPVKERVSKHPFFTEMANGGLSLDSFRYALLNFYPLVAHFPSYMAGALAKATGFSEPGVTEARDWLIQNIKVEERHLQWYRDWAGGFGLTLDELDHVRPPAAMNAVNHFLWNMSHRGNLAECLAATNLAIEWATGDWSIQVYKGIHTYTDHPQVSINKRSLAWLRAHAHYDDLHPYEAMELIKRLCNDRSDWQKKAFHAAEEGLRYYELALDDCYKVQLQASA; encoded by the coding sequence ATGACTGCTCTAAATCAATATGGAATGCATTTAGAAATTACGCCGCATAATGAATGGTCACAGCAGTTCTGGGATGATCTGCTACCAGTGAAAGAACGAGTAAGTAAACATCCGTTTTTTACGGAAATGGCCAATGGGGGATTGAGCCTAGATAGTTTTCGCTATGCCTTACTTAACTTTTATCCATTGGTTGCCCATTTCCCGTCATACATGGCTGGAGCATTAGCCAAAGCAACGGGGTTTTCTGAACCTGGGGTTACAGAAGCACGAGATTGGTTAATTCAAAATATCAAGGTAGAAGAGCGACATTTACAATGGTATCGCGATTGGGCTGGAGGTTTTGGCTTAACTCTTGATGAACTCGACCATGTACGACCGCCAGCTGCGATGAATGCGGTGAATCATTTTTTATGGAATATGAGCCACCGTGGTAATTTGGCGGAATGTCTTGCTGCAACAAATCTTGCAATTGAATGGGCGACAGGGGATTGGTCTATTCAAGTATACAAAGGTATTCACACCTATACCGATCACCCGCAAGTGTCTATTAATAAACGTTCTTTAGCTTGGTTGCGTGCGCATGCTCACTATGATGATTTACATCCTTACGAGGCTATGGAGCTGATTAAACGGTTGTGCAATGATCGTTCTGACTGGCAGAAAAAAGCATTTCATGCGGCCGAAGAAGGGCTACGCTATTATGAATTAGCCTTGGATGATTGCTATAAGGTACAGCTTCAAGCCTCTGCTTGA
- a CDS encoding GGDEF domain-containing protein: MKLQGSNILGQEQIDLLTTRGLNFVWFPKQLETIYRSQYQNGAAYEFRYRAPIILILYIFLSFGIYQVLPTEQVLSWFSYYSWVGVIITIAWVLSFIKKLNQYFDYYVGIGSALAVAITFILINVIENGQDNVLFHAAMMYAIVIIYGAVGMRFYTAIFAGWMGGLVGILASNYLNGVIDWTFLNRTYTFSSFLGMTLAYATDRQHRENYLQNCMIELNRIELMQQAQQLSLLSQQDALTGLANRRYLDETLDNEWRRALRHETPLTIMMVDIDYFKSYNDTLGHLKGDECLKEIAIAISSIAARSGDLVARYGGEEFLLLFPMTNTQQALIQVERLMSAINKIAIEHPSSSVSGSVTISVGVATTIPRLNDSISAFVARADHALYKAKTNGRNQYKIAVNEEQIVDLT; encoded by the coding sequence ATGAAGTTGCAAGGTTCCAATATATTGGGACAGGAACAAATAGATTTATTAACCACACGAGGCTTAAACTTCGTTTGGTTCCCAAAGCAGCTTGAAACGATCTATCGTTCTCAATACCAAAATGGTGCTGCCTATGAGTTTCGCTATAGAGCTCCTATTATTTTAATATTATATATATTTTTAAGCTTTGGTATATATCAAGTTTTACCAACTGAACAAGTTTTATCCTGGTTTAGCTATTATTCATGGGTCGGTGTAATAATTACTATTGCTTGGGTTTTATCATTTATTAAAAAATTAAATCAGTATTTTGATTATTATGTAGGAATTGGTTCAGCTTTAGCTGTTGCGATTACTTTTATTTTAATTAACGTCATTGAAAATGGACAAGATAATGTTCTTTTTCATGCAGCAATGATGTATGCCATTGTGATTATTTATGGTGCTGTAGGTATGCGCTTTTATACCGCCATATTTGCTGGATGGATGGGAGGACTTGTTGGAATTCTGGCAAGTAACTACTTAAATGGGGTGATCGACTGGACCTTTTTGAACCGCACTTACACCTTTAGTAGTTTTTTGGGAATGACCCTTGCCTATGCAACTGACCGTCAACATCGAGAAAACTACTTACAAAACTGTATGATTGAGCTGAATCGTATTGAATTGATGCAACAAGCACAGCAACTCTCATTACTTTCACAACAGGATGCTCTCACTGGTCTAGCCAATCGGCGCTATTTAGATGAAACGTTGGATAACGAATGGCGCCGTGCTTTACGTCATGAAACCCCGCTTACTATCATGATGGTCGATATTGATTACTTTAAGTCATATAACGATACATTAGGTCATCTAAAGGGCGATGAATGCTTAAAAGAAATCGCAATTGCTATTTCTTCTATTGCTGCTCGTAGCGGTGATCTGGTTGCTCGTTATGGCGGAGAAGAGTTTTTACTTTTGTTTCCAATGACAAATACTCAGCAAGCCTTGATCCAAGTTGAACGATTGATGAGCGCCATTAATAAAATCGCTATTGAGCATCCATCTAGCAGTGTTTCTGGGTCTGTAACAATTAGTGTAGGTGTTGCCACCACGATTCCACGTTTAAATGATTCAATTTCAGCTTTTGTTGCACGTGCCGATCATGCATTGTATAAAGCCAAAACTAATGGCCGTAATCAATATAAAATTGCTGTAAACGAAGAACAAATTGTAGATTTAACTTAA
- the aroC gene encoding chorismate synthase: MAGNSIGQLFRVTTCGESHGVGLMAIVDGVPPGLELSEEDLQKDLDRRKPGTSKFATQRKEPDQVKIISGVFEGKTTGTPIGLLIENTDQKSKDYGNIAQTFRPGHADYTYTQKYGFRDYRGGGRSSARETAMRVAAGAIAKKYLAEKFGVLIRGHVTQIGNEVAEKLDWNEVTNNPFFCGDVDAVSRFEALVTSLREQGTSCGAKLEILAEKVPVGWGEPVFDRLDADIAHAMMSINAVKGVEIGDGFAVAGQFGHETRDELTSNGFLANHAGGILGGISSGQSIRVAIALKPTASITTPGKTINLNREDTDVLTKGRHDPCVGVRATPIAEAMLAIVLMDHFLRHRAQNADVIPPFSPIEP; this comes from the coding sequence ATGGCAGGGAATAGTATTGGACAACTCTTTCGTGTAACTACTTGCGGTGAGTCTCATGGCGTTGGCTTAATGGCAATTGTTGACGGTGTGCCACCGGGCCTTGAGCTGTCTGAAGAAGACTTGCAAAAAGACCTTGACCGTCGTAAACCGGGTACTTCTAAATTTGCGACTCAACGTAAAGAGCCTGATCAAGTTAAAATCATTTCAGGTGTTTTTGAAGGTAAAACGACAGGTACGCCAATTGGTTTGTTGATTGAGAATACTGATCAGAAATCAAAAGATTACGGCAATATTGCCCAAACTTTTAGACCTGGCCATGCCGATTATACATATACACAAAAATACGGTTTCCGTGACTATCGTGGCGGTGGCCGTTCAAGTGCTCGTGAAACTGCTATGCGTGTTGCAGCGGGTGCAATTGCTAAAAAATATTTAGCAGAAAAATTTGGTGTCTTGATACGTGGACATGTTACCCAAATTGGTAATGAAGTTGCTGAAAAACTGGATTGGAATGAAGTTACGAATAATCCATTTTTCTGTGGTGATGTAGACGCAGTTTCACGTTTTGAAGCCTTAGTGACATCTTTACGTGAACAAGGAACAAGCTGCGGCGCAAAGCTAGAAATTTTAGCTGAAAAAGTTCCTGTGGGTTGGGGCGAACCTGTTTTTGACCGTTTAGATGCTGATATTGCTCACGCGATGATGAGTATTAATGCGGTTAAAGGTGTTGAAATTGGTGATGGTTTTGCAGTTGCTGGACAGTTTGGTCATGAAACACGTGATGAATTGACCAGTAATGGCTTTTTAGCGAATCATGCAGGCGGTATTTTAGGCGGTATCTCAAGTGGTCAATCCATTCGAGTTGCTATTGCACTAAAACCAACAGCAAGCATTACGACACCGGGTAAAACGATTAATTTAAATCGTGAAGATACCGATGTCTTGACTAAAGGCCGTCATGATCCTTGCGTAGGTGTGCGTGCGACACCAATTGCAGAGGCAATGTTAGCCATTGTTTTAATGGACCATTTTTTACGTCATCGTGCTCAAAATGCAGATGTTATTCCACCATTTTCTCCAATTGAACCATAG
- the prmB gene encoding 50S ribosomal protein L3 N(5)-glutamine methyltransferase has protein sequence MERPTISPENLQEAAENLSTIRDFIRFGVSALRQHDAHLGQGTEDYFAESSALVLQTLSLEWSADAQILDAKLLPSEKAEFLSLLERRINDRIPTSYLLNLAYFFNKPFYVDERVLIPRSPIAELIEQRFAPYCLDENGQMREALNNLPENANPKTPHRILDMCTGSGCIAVALAYAYPDAEIDATDISKEALEVASINAEHHNKQYQVALLESDLFAKIPAENQYDLIVSNPPYVDAEDMADLPEEFLHEPELALAAGQDGLDLVRKMLAQAADYLTEDGLIVIEVGNSEWSMRQNFNTIDFNWLTFQKGGSGIFALTAEQCRRYRKLFEEQI, from the coding sequence GTGGAGCGACCGACGATTAGCCCTGAAAACTTACAGGAAGCGGCTGAAAATTTATCAACAATTCGAGATTTTATTCGTTTTGGGGTATCAGCATTACGTCAACATGATGCACATTTAGGACAAGGTACTGAAGATTATTTTGCAGAAAGCTCTGCATTAGTTTTACAAACCTTATCTCTTGAATGGTCAGCAGACGCACAAATTCTAGATGCGAAGTTATTACCAAGTGAAAAAGCAGAATTTTTAAGTTTATTGGAACGCCGTATCAATGACCGTATTCCAACATCTTATTTACTAAATCTTGCGTATTTCTTTAATAAACCATTCTATGTAGATGAGCGTGTACTCATTCCACGTTCACCAATTGCAGAATTAATTGAACAACGTTTTGCGCCATATTGTTTAGATGAAAATGGTCAAATGCGCGAAGCGCTCAATAATTTGCCAGAAAATGCAAACCCTAAAACTCCGCATCGTATTTTAGATATGTGTACAGGTTCTGGGTGTATTGCAGTGGCTTTGGCTTATGCTTATCCAGATGCTGAAATAGATGCAACTGACATCTCTAAAGAAGCGCTAGAAGTTGCTTCAATTAATGCTGAGCACCACAATAAGCAATATCAAGTTGCATTGCTTGAGTCGGATCTATTCGCCAAGATTCCAGCTGAAAACCAGTATGATTTGATTGTAAGTAATCCACCGTACGTCGATGCTGAAGACATGGCTGACTTACCAGAAGAATTTTTACATGAACCTGAACTCGCATTGGCAGCAGGCCAAGATGGTTTAGATTTAGTTCGTAAAATGCTTGCACAAGCGGCAGATTACTTAACTGAAGATGGCCTGATTGTCATTGAAGTCGGTAATTCTGAATGGTCAATGCGTCAGAACTTTAATACGATTGATTTCAACTGGCTCACTTTCCAAAAAGGTGGTTCAGGTATTTTTGCTTTGACTGCTGAACAATGTCGCCGTTATAGAAAACTATTTGAAGAGCAAATATAA